Proteins from one Malaya genurostris strain Urasoe2022 chromosome 2, Malgen_1.1, whole genome shotgun sequence genomic window:
- the LOC131432854 gene encoding uncharacterized protein LOC131432854 has protein sequence MSEISPTPIMAMEPTSMVSSEVHQPEWDTPDATSGSFELVHHSNVPSATGSFVLTEEAPIVSTEHGDGSFVLKEEVPIVTNTGNDGSFVLKEEVPIVNTNYTVVPAFVEECVASIAPQEGFTPDEFAVVLDRNSDCAGLIGEIHKATILEGSRELHLLCKIPPLDPVRRLQFNSVNLFAREIDLYANLLPTMFEFQRQKGVTEDLNTGFFNVPRCFLTRFDAGGEEALILMEDLRDRDFAMWNKLESINYEHARLLMIQLGRFHALSFAMKDQRPDLFEACKVPDEMLPAMRENEQLMGMFATALDAAISILDTADEKACWKMNGLRNDFFGVLQSCLDVERAEPYAVLNHGDCWVNNLLFRYQDGVPGEVVLLDWQLARYGSPALDLLYFLFCCTDSSFREKHYDEMVRIYHTALKDLLEELGSEAVDVFPFTALLRQLKTFGKFAIILTAVDVPILCTDPTDVQSHGDAAVAFTASADAQQRYADRMGGVIRDAIKYGYL, from the exons ATGTCTGAAATAAGTCCAACTCCCATAATGGCGATGGAGCCTACTTCGATGGTTTCATCGGAAGTTCATCAGCCGGAGTGGGATACTCCGGATGCTACTAGTGGTTCATTTGAACTCGTCCATCACAGTAACGTTCCATCGGCTACGGGATCATTCGTACTAACCGAAGAAGCACCGATTGTCAGCACGGAACACGGGGATGGGTCCTTTGTGCTGAAGGAAGAGGTTCCGATCGTAACGAACACCGGAAACGATGGATCTTTCGTACTGAAAGAGGAAGTTCCAATTGTGAATACGAACTATACGGTAGTCCCCGCTTTTGTCGAAGAATGTGTAGCTAGCATTGCTCCTCAAGAAGGATTCACTCCTGACGAATTTGCGGTAGTGCTTGACAGGAATTCGGATTGCGCCGGATTGATTGGCGAAATTCATAAAGCTACCATACTGGAAGGAAGTCGAGAGTTGCATTTACTCTGCAAGATTCCTCCTCTGGATCCAGTTCGGAGATTGCAGTTCAACTCTGTCAATCTATTCGCAAGGGAAATTGATTTATATGCCAACCTGCTACCGACTATGTTCGAATTTCAACGGCAAAAAGGCGTAACTGAGGATCTGAACACTGGATTTTTCAATGTTCCGAGGTGTTTTCTGACCCGTTTTGATGCAGGTGGCGAAGAAGCATTGATTTTGATGGAAGACTTACGCGACCGAGATTTTGCCATGTGGAACAAGCTGGAGTCAATCAACTATGAACATGCTCGGCTCCTGATGATTCAGTTGGGACGATTCCATGCTCTGTCATTTGCGATGAAGGACCAGCGACCAGATTTATTCGAGGCTTGCAAAGTTCCTGATGAAATGCTGCCGGCAATGCGTGAGAACGAACAGTTGATGGGAATGTTTGCAACTGCTTTGGACGCTGCAATTTCGATTCTAGATACGGCAGATGAAAAAGCTTGCTGGAAAATGAACGGACTAAGGAACGATTTCTTCGGTGTTCTACAGTCATGTTTGGATGTAGAACGGGCAGAACCGTATGCTGTGCTGAATCATGGCGATTGTTGGGTTAATaatcttctgttccggtacCAG GATGGCGTTCCTGGAGAGGTGGTTCTTTTAGACTGGCAACTGGCACGCTATGGATCACCGGCACTGGATTTGCTATACTTTTTGTTCTGCTGTACCGATTCAAGCTTTCGCGAAAAGCACTACGATGAAATGGTTCGAATCTACCACACAGCTTTGAAGGACCTGCTAGAGGAACTGGGAAGTGAAGCAGTTGATGTATTTCCATTCACGGCATTATTGAGACAGTTGAAAACGTTCGGAAAGTTCGCAATCATTTTGACGGCAGTGGATGTTCCAATTCTTTGCACCGATCCTACCGATGTTCAAAGCCATGGCGATGCAGCGGTTGCGTTTACTGCTTCTGCGGACGCCCAGCAGCGGTACGCTGACCGCATGGGTGGAGTGATAAGGGATGCGATAAAGTATGGATATTTGTAG
- the LOC131432859 gene encoding uncharacterized protein LOC131432859, with amino-acid sequence MSDTKLNFPSFVEETVNKVALELGFTPGRYTITYEAGSSCDGLVGELHQAVITEDARTESLFCKIPPMDPVRRDQFNTMKLFQREVILYGEVLPAMYKFQRDRGVSEAEGFFNTPKCYSTYLDLAKEESLILMENLSMKELRSWDKLKSVDFDHARALMIHLARFHGLSLALKDQQPAVFEKIKLPDVLLPSVSNSPQLVAMFEASLDNAISLLGAEYHEAKSKMEFLKDNYLSIAECCLDGKNAEPYAVLNHGDCWVNNIMYGYKNALPHELVLIDWQLARYVSPALDVLYFLFCCTDEAFREQHFDEMLRIYHSSISQILHRLGSDPIELFPFSALQDQLKRFGRFAVIMGAFDIPILCTEPADMPALDGDLSEAFASSPEAQQRYATRMLGVIHDAIRYGYL; translated from the exons ATGAGTGACACGAAACTGAATTTTCCCTCCTTCGTAGAAGAAACGGTTAACAAAGTAGCCCTGGAACTAGGCTTCACTCCGGGTCGGTACACGATCACGTACGAGGCTGGAAGTAGCTGCGATGGTTTAGTAGGTGAACTACATCAAGCTGTCATTACGGAAGATGCACGAACGGAGAGTCTGTTCTGTAAAATTCCACCCATGGATCCGGTAAGGCGCGATCAGTTTAATACGATGAAACTTTTCCAACGGGAGGTCATATTGTATGGAGAAGTTCTTCCGGCTATGTACAAATTTCAACGAGACAGAGGCGTATCGGAagcggaaggatttttcaataCACCAAAATGCTACTCCACTTACTTGGATCTTGCCAAAGAAGAATCACTGATTCTGATGGAGAATTTAAGTATGAAGGAATTGCGTTCATGGGATAAACTAAAATCGGTAGATTTCGATCACGCTCGGGCGCTTATGATCCATCTGGCCCGATTCCATGGACTGTCTCTCGCATTGAAAGATCAACAACCAGCTGtatttgagaaaattaagctACCTGATGTGCTGCTTCCATCCGTCAGTAACAGCCCGCAGTTAGTGGCAATGTTTGAAGCATCACTGGATAATGctatctcactgttaggtgcaGAATACCATGAAGCGAAATCGAAAATGGAATTCTTAAAAGATAATTACTTGTCAATTGCGGAATGCTGTTTGGACGGGAAAAACGCAGAGCCGTATGCCGTGCTGAACCATGGCGATTGCTGGGTCAACAACATCATGTACGGATACAAG AATGCACTACCTCATGAATTGGTTCTAATAGACTGGCAACTTGCCCGGTACGTATCACCCGCTCTAGACGTACTGTATTTCTTATTCTGCTGCACCGACGAGGCATTCCGGGAGCAACACTTTGACGAAATGTTACGAATTTATCATTCATCCATAAGCCAAATACTTCACAGATTAGGATCCGATCCCATCGAACTGTTTCCGTTCTCGGCATTACAGGATCAGTTGAAGAGGTTCGGACGGTTTGCCGTCATCATGGGTGCATTTGACATTCCAATACTTTGTACCGAACCGGCGGATATGCCAGCGCTAGATGGTGATCTGTCGGAAGCTTTTGCATCTTCTCCAGAAGCTCAGCAGCGTTACGCCACTCGAATGTTGGGTGTCATTCATGACGCGATAAGGTACGGTTATCTATAG
- the LOC131432858 gene encoding uncharacterized protein LOC131432858 has protein sequence MKPNDINIPQYVQDGIRKVAKTLQFSDRFTVDYDFRSDGNYGSTSVSVRYQIILREDPRELTLLCKVPPPDGDDTLLALFEREVFIYQQLLPTFEQFQQERDIAPTSTGFAFAPTCYYAYYDPKRREGILIMEDTERRMFGNRNKYEPIDYDHGRLAMIQLGRFHAVSLIMKEQHPKVFERFQQLEDVTKDQVMSMEGFKETMELSFNHAVGTLSIHETNKKDKLIRLKDSFVEELKTIADSELSEPFCVICHGDYSKSNVMYSYNGGFPSKLVMLDWQLAKYGSPALDFLHFMFLSTDESFRRLHYDNMLQTYQNALRDHMERLGGDNATERFPLTTLMRLIRSQAKYAVILAVLHIPLMITSAGEENDDDDDIKDGKENKENGTNCRETRSYDNVYQARMNGILKDIFRLGYL, from the exons ATGAAGCCGAACGATATAAACATTCCCCAGTACGTACAAGACGGAATCAGAAAAGTGGCAAAAACTCTGCAGTTTAGTGATCGGTTTACGGTGGACTATGACTTCCGGAGCGATGGAAACTACGGTTCAACGTCCGTATCCGTTCGGTATCAAATTATTCTAAGGGAAGATCCGCGCGAGTTGACATTGCTATGCAAGGTACCGCCTCCGGATGGCGACGATACACTTCTGGCACTGTTCGAACGGGAAGTGTTCATCTACCAGCAGCTGTTGCCAACTTTCGAACAGTTCCAACAGGAGCGTGACATTGCACCCACATCGACGGGATTTGCGTTTGCGCCAACTTGTTACTACGCCTACTATGATCCGAAGCGACGCGAGGGAATACTGATTATGGAAGATACTGAACGACGAATGTTCGGCAACAGAAACAAGTACGAGCCAATCGATTATGATCATGGACGCTTGGCTATGATTCAACTCGGAAGGTTTCACGCCGTTTCGTTGATTATGAAAGAGCAACATCCAAAGGTGTTTGAACGGTTCCAACAACTGGAGGATGTTACCAAGGACCAGGTGATGTCAATGGAGGGCTTCAAGGAAACAATGGAACTCTCGTTCAATCATGCAGTTGGAACACTCAGTATCCACGAAACGAATAAAAAGGATAAATTGATTAGGTTGAAGGATTCGTTTGTGGAAGAATTGAAAACGATCGCGGACAGTGAGTTGTCCGAACCGTTCTGCGTTATCTGCCATGGGGATTACAGTAAGAGCAATGTCATGTATAGTTACAAT GGTGGCTTTCCGAGTAAGTTAGTGATGCTTGACTGGCAATTGGCAAAATACGGGTCTCCCGCGCTCGATTTCTTACACTTTATGTTTCTTAGTACGGATGAATCATTTCGTCGATTGCACTATGATAACATGTTGCAAACCTACCAAAATGCACTGAGAGACCATATGGAACGTCTAGGCGGTGACAATGCGACGGAACGGTTCCCGCTAACCACGTTGATGCGGTTGATCCGTTCGCAAGCGAAATATGCGGTTATACTGGCTGTGCTGCACATTCCGTTAATGATTACCAGTGCCGGTGAGGaaaacgacgatgacgacgacatcAAGGATGGGAAGGAAAACAAAGAGAACGGAACAAATTGTAGGGAAACTCGATCCTACGATAACGTATACCAAGCACGTATGAATGGTATACTGAAGGACATTTTTCGGCTGGGTTATCTTTAA